From Suncus etruscus isolate mSunEtr1 chromosome 6, mSunEtr1.pri.cur, whole genome shotgun sequence, one genomic window encodes:
- the MAGEF1 gene encoding melanoma-associated antigen F1: MAEQSESGGLRSPQAEGSAGGSRDGEPQILSASQELARARAKALARERRVLRLLDRTVATLVRFLLLRHQKKTPITREEMMKCVGEDLKRLFPEIVAKASMNLRYVFGFELKMHDLKSHTYILVNKIGSLLEDEEEELMNLGVDGPILGLLMMILGLIFMKGNRVRESQVWQLLRRLGLPPTKYHSLFGYPKRLIMEDFVHQQFLTYRWVPNSCPPECEFSWGPRSNLEISKMKILRFVAKLHKKQLQHWPVQYQEALADEAEKERAKAQGQSQPSLRIKTRARASVHSWVGGWKSLPRA, translated from the coding sequence ATGGCGGAGCAGTCCGAGAGCGGGGGTCTCCGCAGCCCCCAGGCCGAGGGATCGGCGGGGGGCAGCCGTGACGGTGAGCCCCAGATCTTGAGCGCCTCCCAGGAGCTCGCGAGGGCTCGGGCCAAAGCCCTTGCAAGGGAGCGCAGGGTCCTTCGCCTCCTGGATCGCACGGTGGCCACGCTGGTGAGGTTTCTGCTGCTGAGGCACCAGAAAAAGACCCCCATCACTCGCGAGGAGATGATGAAATGCGTGGGGGAAGACCTGAAGCGTCTGTTCCCCGAGATCGTAGCCAAGGCCTCGATGAACCTGCGGTACGTCTTTGGTTTCGAGCTCAAAATGCACGATCTCAAGAGCCACACTTACATCCTGGTCAACAAAATCGGATCTCTGttggaagatgaggaggaggagttGATGAATCTGGGAGTCGATGGCCCCATCTTGGGTCTCTTAATGATGATCTTGGGCCTTATCTTCATGAAAGGTAATAGAGTCAGGGAGTCCCAGGTATGGCAGTTGCTGCGTCGCCTGGGGCTGCCACCCACAAAGTATCACTCCCTCTTTGGGTACCCCAAGAGGCTTATCATGGAAGATTTCGTGCACCAGCAATTCCTCACTTACAGGTGGGTGCCTAACAGCTGCCCACCGGAATGTGAATTTTCCTGGGGTCCCCGAAGCAACCTTGAAATCAGCAAGATGAAAATCCTAAGGTTCGTGGCCAAGCTGCATAAGAAACAACTTCAGCACTGGCCCGTTCAATACCAAGAGGCCCTGGCGGATGAGGCTGAGAAGGAAAGAGCCAAGGCTCAGGGCCAGAGCCAGCCTAGTCTTAGGATCAAGACCAGGGCAAGGGCCAGCGTTCACTCCTGGGTAGGTGGGTGGAAAAGTCTCCCGAGGGCCTGA